The Candidatus Neomarinimicrobiota bacterium genomic sequence TTAATGGAGATGTTTGGCTTTGACCTCATGGCCCAATTAAAGGATGCCGGTTTTGACATTGATTTCGTGACTCTCCCCATTGGTGAAGCAGCAAAAAGCATGAATGAATTCAGCCGCGTTATCAGCCAAATGATTGAATTTAATTGTGACCGGCGAACGACGCTCCTCGCATTGGGTGGTGGTGTAGTGGGTGATGTCGCCGGGTTTGTGGCTTCTTCTTTTATGCGAGGAATCGAATATTATCAAATACCCACTACACTACTTGCTATGGTGGATTCGTCCATAGGTGGTAAAACAGGAATTAATATCGCCGAGGGGAAAAATCTTGTAGGAGCTATTTATCAACCTAAAGGGGTATTAATTGATCCGGAAATTTTGGACTCCCTCCCTAAAGAAGAAGTTATCGCAGGTTTGGGTGAGATTATTAAGTACGGAGCAATTTGGGATAGGACTTTTTTAAATGACATTTCTACTTGGCTAGAAAATATTGATTCATTTCCATTTGAAGAAGCCATTGCTAAATCCTGTGAAATTAAGGCGGAAGTAGTTTCAAAAGATGAGCGGGAGAGTGATCTGCGCCGCATCCTAAATTTTGGACATACCATCGGCCACGCTTTGGAATCTCACCTGGGATATGGCATAATTCGCCATGGAGAAGCTGTGGCTTTTGGAATGAAATGCGCCGGGTTTATTTCTCAAAAACTCAATCTAATTTCCAAAGACGAGGAATCAATTTTAACTAAAACCATCAACCGCTTACCGCTACCTCAATTACGCCATATTAATGGTAATCATTTAATGCCATTTATCAAAACAGACAAAAAATCAGAAAAGGGTGTCCTAAATTTTGTAGTTTTGGATGGACTGGGAAACGCCACAACTGTCACCCATGTTACTGAAGAATTAATTCAACAATCTCTGAAGGTACTTAATTGAATATCATTATTATTAATGGCCCCAATTTGAATTTACTCGGTATGCGTGAACCGGATATTTATGGCAGTGAAACATTATCTGATATAGAAAATTGGTTGAATGATCTGCCTGAAACTGAGTCTCATACCATTACTTGGTTCCAATCCAACCACGAGGGTGATCTAATTAATCGCCTCCATGAGGCCCTGGGGAATACTGATGGCGTTATCATTAACCCGGGCGCTTTAACTCATTATTCTTATGCCTTAAGAGATGCCATTTCATCTGTGAACATTCCTACGGTTGAAGTTCATTTAAGCGATATTTACAGCCGTGAGATATTCCGGAAAGTCTCGGTAATCAAAGATGTTTGTATCAAACAAATATCTGGAAAAGGAAAATTAGGATACTTAGAAGGACTAAAAAAACTACTTTCTGTCTTTGATTGATTCTGCAACTTTCCGGTAAGCTTCTCTAAAGGGAATCCCCTCTTTTACCATTTTGTAGGCTTTTTCTGTAGCGTATAATTCTTCTGTCATGGCCGTTAGGCATTTATCCTTATTTACTTTCAATCCAGAAACAACAGCAGCAGAAATACCGAGACAGACTTTCACCAATTTGATCCCTCGCATAACAGGTTCTTTGGATAACTGAATATCTCGATTATATCCGGAAATAAGATTTGCTGTGAGTGTTTTAACCTGCGTTTCATACCCCAATAAAACGTGATAACTGCCCCGTAGTAATTCCAACACATCGGGGTTTCTCTTTTGCGGCATGATGGAACTACCAGTACAAAATTCCTCCGGGAGCGAAAAATATCCAAATTCGGTCATTGAAAATTGAATAAGGTCAGAAGCCAACCTATTAATAGTTAATAAAAGCTGGCTCAAGCAATGTAAAAGTGATAGCTCTAACTTTCCTCTACTCAATTGACATGCAATCGGATTCTTCTGTACTTTGGCAAAACCCAATTCTTTCCCCGTCTTTTCTATATCAATTTTAATGGGGACACCGTAACCGGCCGCAGATCCTAATGGCGATTGGTCGATTAATTCTTTAGCCACATTAAGTATCTTGAGGTCATCTTTCATACTGTCCACATAGGCGCCGGCCCACATTGAAATTGATGACGGCATAGCCTTCTGCATATGGGTATATCCTGGGAAATCGATATTTTCTTTTTCTTTAGCGAATTGATTCAATGTATCAATCCACTGTTCGGCCAAGGCTTTGATCTTGTTCAATTCGTCCTTGTAATAAAGCCTAAGGGCCGTTAAAACCTGGTCATTCCTTGAACGTGCTGTATGAATTTTTTTCCCCACTTCCCCCACCTCACGCACAAGATAATTTTCAATAGCTGTATGGCAATCTTCTTGTGAAACTGAAATCTTAAAATCACCTTTTTCATGAAGAAGTATTATTTGATCCAATGCCACAACAAGTTGCATTACCTCATCGCCTTTTAAGTACCCCATTTCACCCAACATTGTTGCGTGTGCTTTAG encodes the following:
- the aroB gene encoding 3-dehydroquinate synthase; protein product: MRSVQVNLGVRSYPIHIESGLVKQTASILSDHNHGQKWVIVSQYNLMEMFGFDLMAQLKDAGFDIDFVTLPIGEAAKSMNEFSRVISQMIEFNCDRRTTLLALGGGVVGDVAGFVASSFMRGIEYYQIPTTLLAMVDSSIGGKTGINIAEGKNLVGAIYQPKGVLIDPEILDSLPKEEVIAGLGEIIKYGAIWDRTFLNDISTWLENIDSFPFEEAIAKSCEIKAEVVSKDERESDLRRILNFGHTIGHALESHLGYGIIRHGEAVAFGMKCAGFISQKLNLISKDEESILTKTINRLPLPQLRHINGNHLMPFIKTDKKSEKGVLNFVVLDGLGNATTVTHVTEELIQQSLKVLN
- a CDS encoding 3-dehydroquinate dehydratase; amino-acid sequence: MREPDIYGSETLSDIENWLNDLPETESHTITWFQSNHEGDLINRLHEALGNTDGVIINPGALTHYSYALRDAISSVNIPTVEVHLSDIYSREIFRKVSVIKDVCIKQISGKGKLGYLEGLKKLLSVFD
- the argH gene encoding argininosuccinate lyase, which gives rise to MSKLWEKGVLLHKSIERFTVGNDPELDLALVPFDCTASKAHATMLGEMGYLKGDEVMQLVVALDQIILLHEKGDFKISVSQEDCHTAIENYLVREVGEVGKKIHTARSRNDQVLTALRLYYKDELNKIKALAEQWIDTLNQFAKEKENIDFPGYTHMQKAMPSSISMWAGAYVDSMKDDLKILNVAKELIDQSPLGSAAGYGVPIKIDIEKTGKELGFAKVQKNPIACQLSRGKLELSLLHCLSQLLLTINRLASDLIQFSMTEFGYFSLPEEFCTGSSIMPQKRNPDVLELLRGSYHVLLGYETQVKTLTANLISGYNRDIQLSKEPVMRGIKLVKVCLGISAAVVSGLKVNKDKCLTAMTEELYATEKAYKMVKEGIPFREAYRKVAESIKDRK